Proteins encoded by one window of Liolophura sinensis isolate JHLJ2023 unplaced genomic scaffold, CUHK_Ljap_v2 scaffold_456, whole genome shotgun sequence:
- the LOC135481681 gene encoding uncharacterized protein LOC135481681 — MPSRLPSLRNTKGGSVQKRHGSVNDVRSRYSAKYRRGSDLGSRLTASSPFLQKSAPEDCLKCMLKVSHRKCEAHKYIRVGGGYRHSYWFVKCLLEELELQRQQELIRKERLEAIREKKVRAIRTYIRTKSGRLVERIIYLDEEDYEAFKSGKNQKDILAKYLSKDEAKQLDSWDKDEVKAIKTYVRTKSGRLIEKLVYVSKDEYNAMQEGKVDAKELLKKYIKPEDGETIEGWGEQEMKTIKTYVRTKSGRLIEKTIMVSKEDYDAMMKDGKDPAEILKKYMAVGDGEKIESWQSAEPMKSIKMKIRTKSGRIIEKTIMVSKEDYEALTKGGANADAILGKYMDSGDNIESWEKADTKPMKVIKTYVRTKSGRLIEKTILLTEDEYKAFQEQGGDPEFLKKFIKLEKGEAIEDWEKASTVYEASDDEDDVFKKAKAGTKLIGKDGTVYEVVVDPLTGKKYK; from the exons ATGCCCTCCAGACTACCATCGTTACGGAACACAAAAGGGGGATCTGTGCAG AAGCGACATGGGTCAGTGAATGATGTGCGTTCCCGTTACTCAGCAAAATACCGCCGTGGGTCTGACTTGGGGTCTCGTCTTACAGCCAGTTCTCCCTTTTTGCAAAAG TCAGCACCTGAGGATTGTCTGAAATGCATGTTGAAAGTGTCCCACCGAAAATGCGAAGCG CACAAGTACATCCGTGTTGGAGGTGGCTACCGACACAGTTACTGGTTTGTAAAATGCCTCCTGGAAGAACTAGAATTACAG cGTCAACAAGAGCTTATCCGCAAAGAAAGGTTGGAAGCTATTCGAGAAAAAA AGGTTCGGGCTATTCGGACATACATCAGAACCAAAAGCGGCCGACTCGTGGAGAGGATTATATACCTGGACGAGGAAGATTACGAGGCCTTCAAGTCAGGAAAAAATCAGAAAGACATTTTGGCCAAGTACTTATCCAAGGACGAGGCCAAGCAGCTCGATTCGTGGGACAAGGACGAAGTCAAAGCCATTAAAACGTATGTCAGAACAAAAAGTGGGCGATTGATTGAAAAACTAGTGTACGTGTCAAAAGACGAATACAACGCTATGCAGGAAGGTAAAGTGGACGCAAAAGAGCTTTTGAAGAAATACATCAAGCCGGAAGATGGCGAAACCATCGAGGGTTGGGGAGAAcaggaaatgaaaacaataaagaCTTATGTTCGGACTAAAAGTGGCAGATTGATTGAGAAAACTATAATGGTTTCTAAAGAGGACTATGACGCCATGATGAAAGACGGAAAAGACCCAGCTGAAATACTAAAGAAATACATGGCTGTGGGTGACGGTGAAAAAATTGAATCGTGGCAAAGTGCAGAGCCCATGAAATCAATAAAGATGAAAATACGAACAAAAAGTGGGAGAATTATTGAAAAGACAATCATGGTGTCCAAGGAGGATTACGAAGCTCTGACGAAAGGTGGCGCTAATGCAGACGCTATTTTGGGGAAATATATGGACTCGGGTGATAATATTGAATCATGGGAAAAGGCAGACACCAAGCCCATGAAAGTGATAAAAACGTATGTAAGGACGAAAAGTGGTCGTCTTATTGAGAAAACTATATTATTAACAGAAGACGAGTACAAAGCTTTCCAAGAGCAAGGCGGAGATCCCGAATTCTTGAAAAAATTCATCAAGCTGGAAAAAGGAGAAGCGATTGAGGACTGGGAGAAGGCTTCCACCGTTTATGAAGCGTCAGATGACGAAGATGACGTTTTCAAAAAAG CCAAGGCGGGAACAAAGCTCATTGGCAAAGACGGGACGGTGTATGAGGTTGTGGTGGATCCCTTGACAGGAAAGAAATACAAGAA